The DNA region gaagactgcctttctagtagctatcacctcagctagacgggtgtcggaactccgggctctcacggtagaccccccgtatacagtcttccataaagataaggtgtagctgaggccacaccctgcctttctccctaaggtggtctcagccttccacgtcaaccaagagatattcctcccggtttttttcccaaaacctcactcttcaggcagggagcaacagctccactcgcttgacgtccgtagggctctcgcgttctatgtggagaggtccaaaccgttccgcaaatcccccagctattcgtggcagtagcggaccgcatgaaggggcttcccatttctgcgcagaggttatcctcatgggtaacttcctgtatcaggacctgctatgagctggcccatgttcctacgggccgtgtgactgcgcattctaccagggcgcaggcgtcgtcgctggctttcctcgcctgtgtgcccatccaggaaatctgtcgggcagcgacctggtcatcggtccacacctttgcttcccactacgccctggtccagcagtcaagagaggatgcggccttcggatctgcagtgctccatgccgcgacttctcactccgaccccaccgcctaggtatggcttgggattcacctaactggaatggatgtgagcaatcactcgaagaagaaaagacggttactcacctttgtaactgttgttcttcgagatgtgttgctcacatccattccacacccgccctccttccccactgtcggagtagccggcaagaaggaactgaggagcgggtgggccggcaggggtatatattgagcaccatggcggcgccactctagggggcgacctgccggcccactggagttgctagagtaaaaagtttccgacgagcgtgcacgcgcggcgcgcacacctaactggaatggatgtgagcaacacatctcgaagaacaacagttacaaaggtgagtaaccgtcttttaatgtctctttcacctgaagcacctgtccagaggaccaatcaggaaacaggattttttttcaactctgtgtggagggaagtttgtgtctgagtctttgtctgtctgcctgcttttctctcagctttgagaagtgatttctgttttctaatcttctgtttccaagttgtaaggacaaagagatcaaatagtgagttatatgatttcttttctttggtatttacatgtctatagttgctggagtgctgtgaattgtattctttttgaataaggctgtttattcatatttcttttaagcaattgaccctgtatttgtcaccttaatacagagagaccatttgtatgtattttctttctttttatataaagctttcttttaagacctgttggagtttttcgttagtggggaacttcagggaattgggtctgcagctcaccagggaattggtgggaggaagaagtcagggggaagtctgattttgcattccttctaggtgaagaggaaagtacttttgtttccaggattggaattacagagggtggactccttctgcttagattcacagaggttgcttctgtgtatctctccaggagcacttggaggagggaagggaaaaaggattatttccctttgttgtgagactcaagggatttgggtcttggggtccccagggaaggtttttcagggggaccagagtgccccaaaacactctaattttttgggtggtggcagcaagtaccaggtccaagctggtaactaagcttggaggttttcatgctaacccccatattttggacgctaaggtccaaatctgggactaaagttatttGACAGTGGTGggcttgtttttcattttattttatgtttttgtaaTTGCAGTTTCCTTTCTGCTAGAACACAGTTTCAGATTTTGTCATTTATGTGCTGTTGTATTTAGTAGTCTCTTCtatggggcaaaataatggaCCATGGTGCCACTAAATACTGGGGAGGGTTGTACTGAATTTTCTCAGTGCCTGGAGTGACTTTCAGCAGAACGTTCCCTTGGCATTCCAGCCCCTACTTACCACCTAGGGAAACTGGACTTTATGGTgtaaggttattaaaaccaaaactaACACACACTAGGTTTTGGTCACTCACCCCAGGTTACTGGATACTTCAGGATCTAACCAAAAAACAATGCTGGTAGCCAATCTGTAGTAAACtacagatttattaataaaataaatgttattaaaaaggttaaaatcAGATAAAATATATTACAGTTGTATCAGAATATATAAATCCAGTTGATAGCAGAGATGTAATGTCTGCTAATGTCCATAAGTCTCTCAAGGCTTTCCCAAAATTAGCTTTTTGGGGATCTCAGTCCAGTGCCTCAAAACTCCCCTCCTGTTTAGAGTTCCACCGATCAGAGAAGGCAGGATCGTTCCCAGTGCAGCTGCTTGGTGAGTGTCACTGAGGCAGCATGAGTTTTCACCTGCTGAGGAATGTGAATCTCCATTGTTAAACAAAGgacacttgctttgaaattaaccTTTTACTTCCCATCCATATGCAAATAATCCAGTTACATTGGTTTACATAAAGTAATGGCTGGCTATTCATTTTAACAGAGAGAGATAATTGAAGACAGTGCAGGTAATATCATTAGTTTCATACAGTATATACATATGTTTGATCTTACGGTTGGTTGACTGCATACAGAATACAGACAGACAAAAACAATTCCATCAACATTTTCCTTGTTCTCTTATCAACATAATTGAATGGGCTGGTGTCTGCTAGCCCATTTAACATCACTTTGATACTAGCACACAATTGAATTGACCTGATCACATCGCAGTGCCTCTTGACATGCCTTTAAAGGTTTCAGGCAGGTGGACTGGCTAGTTCATTTTAAACTGTGCTGGTTTGTCAGTGTCACATGAATATTGTAGAATTCATTGTGATTTTTGTTCTTGTATTTACCCATAGCCAAAGTAAAGCTTCTTGGCAGGCAGATCAtatattcattttgtttttattttactttctggGTCCAAATGGGTTGGGTTATTGCATGTCAATGGGTTTATTGAGAACATAATTCTGTAATATGGAAGCATACTATTAAGTACTTACCTTTTTACTAATAGTTAATTGGAGACTTAAATTGCTTTTCAAGTGGAATTATTTATATAACATGCTAAGTTTTCTTGTTTATTTCTTAACTTgaaaaaatattaagcagtatATTTGACCTTTTTTAATTCTAGTGATAAAAACTGGAGAGAGTGGCATGACTGTGTTTAGACTCCTTACCAAAGAAAAGCGATGGGCCTGGGTTCAAGCAAATGCACGCCTAATCTACAAAAATGGAAGACCTGATTATGTGATTGCAACACAGAGACCTCTTACGTAAGTAACTGTTACAGTATAGCAGTTTAGCTTGAAAACTCCCAACCTACCATCTGGCATAGATCTTATTAAGATGCAGGGATTAGGGGGTAATGTTTCTGGTTTTGAATGTTCTCTACATGCTGCAAAGAGCtttgttatatttttttaagagttaaaaattgccagtgttgCAATAATTCCATCTGTAAATCCCTCCCTTGGTATCTCAAATTGTATGCAACACTGATTATGGCAGATGCCGTTGTTTCTCTCAGGAAGTAAATTTAATGAAACAAAGGCACAAGATGGTTCCATCCACCCTACTtctatttttctctcctttttgtcTTGGAAGAAATCCAACTGCAGCTGCGGAGATGACATATACTACTCATAGGAACTAACTTCAGGAGAGTATATACTGAATTCCATTCCACTTATTATTTAGCATTATCCATACAAACCGAACACTTACTTGACACTGAGAAATGAAAAATACCTAGAGAATTCAGTGCTGAAAGATCCATGCTCCCAGCAAGTCAAGAATAGTAGAATATGAAGTATGTCATTTAGGTTTATCAGATTGCAAACATAATATTGATAAACATGTGGAAGTATTACAGTAAATAAATCCCTTATATCATGATCTGTTGCTCATTTTACCCACTAGAGTTAAGTTTTAATAGCCAGATTCCTCAGTGACTGGCACTTTAAGTGCCTGAAAATAGAATAGTTCACTTTGCTAATGCTTCAATTCTAGGAAACAAATAGAACGATGCTGTTTTATTGTAATTTACTATAATACTGTAATaaagtactgtattttttttgtcaatttcagagAAGAAGAAGGGTCAGAGCATTTACGGAAGCGAAACATGAACGTTCCTTTTATGTTTGCAACTGGTGAGGCTGTGTTGTATGAGGTAACCTTCCCTTTGCCTAGCCTAATGGATCCGTTGCAGACAAAGGTTAAAAGCACGCCTGggaaaggacctgctgccaaagctGCACTACATAAAGAATATGTTAATCCAGACTCACTTCTGGGTGCCATGTTAAGGCAAGATGAGTCTATATATCATTGTCCTCCCGCTTCAGATAAACTTTCTTTTGAGAGAAACTTCTTTACGGACACCAGTGATGAATTGGGCAATGTTCTTAGCAATGACTGGCAGGATAGTCTCTTACCAACTGAAAATAACATCCTGAAACAGGAGCAAACCAACTACCCCCAGGAAAGTAATTTAATGCTTACCGAAGACAGCACAGGGCTCTTTCAAGATAATAAAAATAGTGAATTgtacaacatcatgagaagtctGGGTATTGACTTTGAAGATATAAAATGTATTCAGCAGGATGaggagttttttaaaacagaattttcttGTGTGGATGATATTGGAGACATAGACATAACTGATGAAATCCTGACCTATGTTCAGGATTCCCTAAATAATAAGCCTGACTTCTTGTATTCAGGTTGCCATCAGCAACAGACAACGGTTCAGAACTCTGACTGTTTGATAGAGCAACATTTGGATAAGCTGCAATTTAATCAGCACCAAAAACAGATGGCTGAGCAGCATCAGCAGCAGTTATGTCAGAAGATGAAGCATATGCAAGTCAATGGGATGTTCACAAATTGGAACTCTGGTGGTGGTGTGCCTTTTAGCTATTCACAGCAACAGCCAGTGCAATATGTTTTTTCTGACATGCATGGCACTACTCAAGAGTTCGCTTACAAATCAGAAGTCAACCTTGCACCTCATGCATGTAGGGAGGAGTTTATGCCTTATAAACAGCTCACAACCCACCTGGTGCCACAGCTCTCTAATTTTACCCAAATAGATTTCCCAATAGGATGCTTTGACAGATCAACCTGTCCTGATTCTTCAAGCTTGGAGGATTTTCTCAGTTGTTCACAAGAAGTCCCCGAGAATCAAGAGTGTGGAATAAACTCTCAGTCATTTATGGTAACTCCTCAAACATGCTATGCAGGTGCTGTGTCTATGTACCAGTGTGTTCCAGAAACTCAACCCAACTCTATGGATCAAATGCAGTATAAGTCTATGATGGAGGGTCAACAACTATTGTTAAATAAGGTATGATAAAGGTCATTGTTAAATTGTATTGCATGTTATAATAGTCTTTAGCAGGAAATATAGATGGTTTATGGGATACAGAACCTGTTATCAACTAAGTCATTGGATTTGAAACTAATGCAGTTGTAGTAATCAATGAGAggtactgtaacttctgttcattaACCTGAAATGAGCCATGCTCAGCCCAGGTCCCAGGGGATGTGTCCATATCACAGGAACCTCTGCAAGTTTAACTGACAGAGATACCAATTGTAAGCATCCTCCCTTTTAAACCTAGAATTAGTTCTTCCAGGCCAAGCCTGAGCAGAATGGCAGAAGTTTGGAGTATGCTTGTATCTATTTTGTAGGTAAATAGATTGCTGACAGTACAATTGTCCGGCACATTTCATTGTCAAGTCATTTTAATCATACATAGATCTATCTTACTTTAAGAATAAGAGATGTAAACTTTCATCGTTTGGATTCTTACAGTACAAAGCTTCTGTTAAATAAACATCTCGCTGcttaatttaatatattttaaagatcaCATTAATGTACAAATTCTAGTTTTACATAACTTGCATGGAATCATATGAATCCCTGTCCTACATATGTGCAGGTATTGTGAGAGAGGTTTCAAACTGTGTGGCAACATGTGGTGCACTGTTAAGATGAGAAACTGGCCTATACATATTTTACTCCTGAAATACCACAACGTTTTTAAGAATTAAGACTTacaaattttgtttaaatttataCAAAAGTACATGTTTAAGTATTGCTTTTGCTCTAAAAGCTGCAATGTTAAGAATATAACAAAAATTAATACAAGTTACATAAATAGGATGTgcacacagaaataaaaattaaatattggtTAGGCCTTGATTGGTGGGACTAATTGCCCTAGCGCAGGAAGTTCAAAGCAGAGCATGGACATAAATTATTTTAAGATACACCTATCTATAAAAACacaacttttattttctttaggaGTATACAATTTTTAGTTTAAGAAACTTCCAAAAGAGAGAACTGTTAAAAGGGTGAAAAGATTATTCAGAAGCATATCTTAATTCCACAGAAAAGTTTGATCTTTTAGGACACATGCAAGAAAAACCAGGAATGAATTCTGATTTAAACTAGGAGTTATGTGCTAATTGTTTTGAATATGCAAAGTCACTAGCTATATTGCACCTCAGTCAAAGGAGACTAATAtggcagcagaaaaaaatcagaacaattATTTCCTGTTCCTCAagttactgatttttaaaaaatcaggtctTATCTACCTTTTTGTTTAAATGGTAGGCATATCCATATTTTGTCCAGGAGAgtgcaaaacaaaataatgtaacacATTAAAATAGCGTAGCCATTCTTCAGACAATGTTGTCAGCAAAATTCTTCCTGGGTAGAATTGAGCACATTAGCAGCTTTGGAAGAAAAACTTCCAATTTCAAGACAATTCTTTGAATGTAATGGCAGCTATCTGCATTGCAGTGcatttaaattgtattatttatttctattgtaaTAATGTCCAGACGCAGTAATCAAGActggggccctgttgtgctagacaTGTAATACAAAGACACATGATTCTTTTTCCAAAGAGTGTATAttttaaggcaggggtcggcaacctttcagaagtggtgtgccaagtcttcttttattcgctctaatttaaggttttgcattccagtaatacatgttaacatttttagaaggtctatttctataagtctataatatataactaaactattgttatatgtgaagtaaataaggttttttaaatgtttaagaagcttcatttaaaattaaattaaaatgcagagccccccagactggtggccaggacccaggcagtatgagtgccactgaaaatcagctcccatgccgccttcggcatgcatggCATAGGTTGCCTGCCCTTGTTCTAAGGCCATAATCCTACAAACGCTTGTGCACATGAATAGGTATTTTCCGAATTAAAGCATTAACTGGCATTTAACATACACAGAGCAAGGAAGAAGAATACAGTCAGAAAATGTACAGTCTATTACATAATATCAGAAGTAAAATGAAGACTTATTACCTTTCTTAATCTttcattaattaaataaaatataattatagaATTATAAAACCTCCTTTAAAATCGAGCACAGTTCTGCACAATTAGTAGCTTCTGCTTGAGAGACCCAAGACTGGAATAATATGAAGATGCTTTGGCAAAGTTCAGCAAGGAAGCTTACACAACACTTGGCTGCACTATGTCTCACTCTAGTCAATGCTATTAATTCTTCATAGTCCTAGATAATAGTGTTGGAAAGCATCTCCTGCGTCATCCAACTTCATCCCCTTCTAATAGTACAGGATTGTCATTTACACAAATATGCTTGAGCATTGTTATGTTGATGCCTATTTTTAATAGccaatttaatttttcttttttaacatgtAAGTTGTTAATTTCTTACTATAATACTCATAGCCACTCTAATTACTCCCCATTTTGTTACTTCATTTTGAGAATTTTTCTCTTCCCATTCTTCAGCAAAAATATCATGCCAGAGTACTTTAGTGGATTGTCACAGTACTAACAAAATGTACTGTCATTATATATAGTTAAAATTAAATCTAGTTGTTAGGCCATGAAAATGGCTAAACCACTAGAATActgtgttctgatttttcaccttTTTGTAGTAATGTTAATGCATCAAAGGGAGACAAGCAACCAGGACAATgctatgttaaaatatatttatatcatGGCTGTATTTATTGTTGTCAGAAGAGTGAGTTATTCCAAACAAATGGGTGTATACTTGTAGTAGTAATCACATGAAATAAGTTCCAAACCAAAGCCATGACTGTAAATAATATAAATGAATTGGAGACGTGTTTACCGTAGATAGGGAGAAGTTATTAATGGTTATAGTTAAAAAACAGATGCAGTTACCCTTTTTATGATTCTTCCATCCCTAGTTAGTTTCTCTATGACTAGATTTACAGTTAATGTCCAGAAGGGAtggctttgggtatgtctacactgcaataaaagatgtGCAGATGCGTGGCATAGCTGTGtttagcccaggtcagctgactcaagctttCAGGGCTATAATATTGCAGTGGGGAATGTCTCAGAGCTGGAgtcccagcctgagcccaaatgtttacATTGCAATTTTGTAGCCCCTGTCCCCTAAGCCTTGTGAGCATGAGTCAGCTAACCTGGggtctgagactcagtgccatgggttttttatcgcagtgtagacataacctcagcatctctagtctgacctcctgcataacacaggccataggacttcttCAAATTTGATTTTAAAGTTTCCAATGGATTAAGAATCTACCACAACTTTTGGAAAGTTCTTCCAGTGGTTGTAAGACCAGTGTCCTTTTAATAAATGGGGTCTATTCCCCCCTGCTAATTACTACTATATGCTCAGCAAAGTCTACCAGACAATGCACATATTAATAAGTGATCTCACCACAAAATGGATTTAATGAAGAACATTGAAATAATCCTGTCCTGGTGGGGGATAGCTAGTGACTTAGTAGATAtttccatagaatatcagggttggaagggacctcaggagatcatctagtccaatcccctgctcaaagcaggacaaatccccaggcagtttgtttgttttttgtttttgttttttaaacccagATCCCTTAGTGGcaacctcaaggattgaactcacaaccctgggtttagtaggccaatgctcaaaccactgagctatccctgcccccgtCTCTGATTACGATTCTGTGAGTATTTCTAAAGAGAATTGAGAATTTGCTTTATTTTCCACAAATATATGGAAtatttgtgcatataatttttGTAAAATGATAGAAGTATTACATCATAAGaatggtcagaccaaaggtccatctagcccagtatctgtctaccgacaatggccaatgccaggtgcctaggagggagtgaagctaactggcaatgatcaagtgatctctctcctgctatccatctccatcctctgatgaacagaggctagggacaccattctttacccttcctggctactagccatttatggacttagccaccatgaatttatccagttcccttttaaacattgttatagtcccagccttcacaacctcctcaggtaaggagtttcacaagctgactgtgcactgtgtgaagaagaacgtccttttatttgttttaaacctgctacctattaatttcatttggagacccctagttcttgtattatgggaataagtaaataactttttccttatccactttctccacatcactcacgattttatatacctctatcatatccccccttagtctcctcttttccaagctgaagagacctagcctctttaatctttcctcatatgggatcatctccaaacccctaatcattttagttgcccttttctgaaccttttctagtgctagaatatcttttttgaggtgaggagaccacatctgtacacagtattcaagatgtgggcgtaccatggatttatataagggcaataatatattctcagtcttattctctatcccctttttaatgattcctaacatgttgtttgcttttttgaccgcctctgcacattgcatggacatcttcagagaactatccacgatgacttcaagatctttttcctgactcgttgtagctaagttagcccccattatattgtatgtatagttgggattattttttccaatgtgcattactttacatttatccacattgaatttcatttgccattttgttgcccaatcacttagttttgtgagatcttttttaagttcttcacaatctgctttggtcttaactatcttgagtagtttagtatcatctgcaaactttgccacctcactgtttacccctttctccagatcatttgtgaataaattgaataggattggtcctaggactgacccttggggaacaccactagttacccctctccattctgagaatttgccattaattcctaccctttgttccctgtcttttagccagttctcaatccatgaaaggaccttcgcttttatcccatgacagcttaatttacataagagcctttggtgagggaccttgtcaaaggctttctggaaatctaagtacactatgtctactggatcccccttttccacgtttgttgactccttcaaagaactctaatagattagtaagacacgatttccctttacagaaaccatgttaactattgctcaacagtttgtttttctatgtgtctgacaattttatccttaactattgtttcgactaatttgcctggtaccgatattagacttaccggtctgtaattgccgggatcacctctagagccctttttaaatattggcattacattagctaacttccagtcattgggtaccgaagccgattttaaaggacaggttacaaaccttagttaatagttccgcaacttcatatttgagttctttcaaaactcttgggtgagtgccatcgggtcccggtgacttgttaatgttgagtttatcaattaattccaaaacctcctctagtggcacttcagtctgtgacagttcctcagatttgtcacctacaaaagccagttcaagtttgggaatctccctaacatcctcagctgtgaagactgaagcaaagaatccatttagtttctccgcaatgacattatcgtctttaagcactccttttgtatttcgatcatcaaggggccccactggttgtttagcaggcttcttgcttctgatgtacttaaaaaacattttgttattacctttggagtttttggctagccgttcttcaaactcctctttggcttttcttattacactcttgcacttaagctgacagtgtttgtgctcctttctatttgtctcactaggatttgacttccactttttaatcAGTTGATTAAAATAATCCTGGGAGatattgggggggggaggttttgAAGAGAATTGCCGAAATGCAGAATATCAAGACTAATAAAAACTTTTCAGCACTCACTTGATTTTGTTAGATGTGGTAATGATGATCATTCATTCAAAAAATCCAACTGCATTAAGTGGGGTACATTCCAATTTATAATACGCACTCATGGAAGAACCATAAAAGCTGATCACCCCACACTCAAAAATATGACCTTAAGTGGATTTTGAAATTGTAACATTCTTGATGAGGAAATTGGTAGTGTTGAAGTAGGTTATGCTTTCCACaagcggggtggggaggggatgggggtgggggtgaaatcACACTAAAAATCTGACTTTGAGAAACTTTCAAGACCTACCGGTAGGTGTCTACACCTTCTGTCATtggagtcagtgacaaaactcccattaacttcaacaaaAGTAGGATTGTGCCCATGATCTTAACTTTACATTTCTCATTATTCCAGTGTGTTCTATTTGCAAGTGACCATAGAAATCAGGATTTATCCATGCAGTATTAGTAAACAGAGTAAAAACCGTTTTATTACTAAAAAGTTAGAACTGAACAAGTTTCAAGGCATACTGCAGATTTGTAGTGCAGAACcaaaacatatttatatatagcAACTCTTATTAATATTTTGCTAAAAAAAGTACCCCAAACAGTCTTGAGTAAATagagaaaaataaacttttaacaTCTTAAATATCTGTTGTATATTAAATGAAATACTTGAGTCTTGTGCCATTAAGAATGCTTT from Gopherus evgoodei ecotype Sinaloan lineage chromosome 2, rGopEvg1_v1.p, whole genome shotgun sequence includes:
- the AHR gene encoding aryl hydrocarbon receptor isoform X1; translated protein: MNPNVTYASRKRRKPVQKIVKPPPSEGAKSNPSKRHRDRLNAELDRLANLLPFPQDVIAKLDKLSVLRLSVSYLRTKSFFDVALKSSNCTRPEINGIQDSCRTTKPGEGIRLLEGELLLQALNGFVLVVTADALVFYASSTIQDYLGFQQSDIIHQSVFELIHTEDRPEFQRQLHWALNPAQLTDSAQRTQGDNDFSQPAAYYKPEQLPPENSSFMERNFICRLRCLLDNSSGFLAMNFQGRLKFLHGQNKKGKDGSPVSPQLALFAVATPLQPPSILEIRTKNFIFRTKHKLDFTPIACDAKGRIVLGYTEAELCMRGTGYQFIHAADMLHCAENHTRMIKTGESGMTVFRLLTKEKRWAWVQANARLIYKNGRPDYVIATQRPLTEEEGSEHLRKRNMNVPFMFATGEAVLYEVTFPLPSLMDPLQTKVKSTPGKGPAAKAALHKEYVNPDSLLGAMLRQDESIYHCPPASDKLSFERNFFTDTSDELGNVLSNDWQDSLLPTENNILKQEQTNYPQESNLMLTEDSTGLFQDNKNSELYNIMRSLGIDFEDIKCIQQDEEFFKTEFSCVDDIGDIDITDEILTYVQDSLNNKPDFLYSGCHQQQTTVQNSDCLIEQHLDKLQFNQHQKQMAEQHQQQLCQKMKHMQVNGMFTNWNSGGGVPFSYSQQQPVQYVFSDMHGTTQEFAYKSEVNLAPHACREEFMPYKQLTTHLVPQLSNFTQIDFPIGCFDRSTCPDSSSLEDFLSCSQEVPENQECGINSQSFMVTPQTCYAGAVSMYQCVPETQPNSMDQMQYKSMMEGQQLLLNKLQNGFGGINVDEAYPSQLDVISNTQTATHLQPPLHHPTESRPFSDLASSGFM
- the AHR gene encoding aryl hydrocarbon receptor isoform X2, with the translated sequence MDLLPLALKSSNCTRPEINGIQDSCRTTKPGEGIRLLEGELLLQALNGFVLVVTADALVFYASSTIQDYLGFQQSDIIHQSVFELIHTEDRPEFQRQLHWALNPAQLTDSAQRTQGDNDFSQPAAYYKPEQLPPENSSFMERNFICRLRCLLDNSSGFLAMNFQGRLKFLHGQNKKGKDGSPVSPQLALFAVATPLQPPSILEIRTKNFIFRTKHKLDFTPIACDAKGRIVLGYTEAELCMRGTGYQFIHAADMLHCAENHTRMIKTGESGMTVFRLLTKEKRWAWVQANARLIYKNGRPDYVIATQRPLTEEEGSEHLRKRNMNVPFMFATGEAVLYEVTFPLPSLMDPLQTKVKSTPGKGPAAKAALHKEYVNPDSLLGAMLRQDESIYHCPPASDKLSFERNFFTDTSDELGNVLSNDWQDSLLPTENNILKQEQTNYPQESNLMLTEDSTGLFQDNKNSELYNIMRSLGIDFEDIKCIQQDEEFFKTEFSCVDDIGDIDITDEILTYVQDSLNNKPDFLYSGCHQQQTTVQNSDCLIEQHLDKLQFNQHQKQMAEQHQQQLCQKMKHMQVNGMFTNWNSGGGVPFSYSQQQPVQYVFSDMHGTTQEFAYKSEVNLAPHACREEFMPYKQLTTHLVPQLSNFTQIDFPIGCFDRSTCPDSSSLEDFLSCSQEVPENQECGINSQSFMVTPQTCYAGAVSMYQCVPETQPNSMDQMQYKSMMEGQQLLLNKLQNGFGGINVDEAYPSQLDVISNTQTATHLQPPLHHPTESRPFSDLASSGFM